One window of the Benincasa hispida cultivar B227 chromosome 3, ASM972705v1, whole genome shotgun sequence genome contains the following:
- the LOC120072764 gene encoding binding partner of ACD11 1-like isoform X1, producing MQSQTRTVQVKHVSDLATEREIHEFFSFSGEIEHIEIQCEQGQSKTAFVTFRDPKALEIALLLSVFHYLDSLSYPRSQLSSGATIVDQIVSISLAENHVPRREMQEVRVVDNAACLTPTENNFPSTEDSASQPSSGKMYVNRAQVVVATVLAKGSAIGQDAMNKAKAFDEKHQLTASASAKVLSFDRRVGLTEKLTVGISVVNEKVKSVDQNLHVSDKTMAAIFAAERKLNDTGSAVKTSKYVTAGAAWLNGAFGKVAKAGQAAGTKTREKFHLAMSNLTSKESSVVA from the exons ATGCAG TCTCAGACTCGGACGGTTCAAGTCAAGCACGTTTCGGATCTTGCTACTGAGAGGGAGATTCACGAATTCTTCTCCTTCTCTGGAGAAATTGAGCACATAGAGATACAATG TGAACAGGGGCAATCCAAGACTGCGTTCGTGACATTTAGAGATCCCAAAGCTCTTGAAATTGCCTTGTTGTTATCGGTATTCCATTATCTCGATTCTCTTTCATATCCACGGAGTCAGTTATCGTCG GGAGCAACAATCGTAGATCAGATTGTCAGCATATCTCTTGCTGAAAATCATGTACCAAGAAGAGAAATGCAG GAAGTACGGGTTGTGGACAATGCTGCATGTCTCACTCCTAcagaaaataattttcctagcACTGAG GATTCTGCGAGCCAGCCTAGCAGTGGGAAAATGTATGTTAATAGAGCACAAGTAGTAGTTGCAACTGTGCTTGCTAAAGGTTCAGCAATTGGACAAGATGCCATGAACAAGGCAAAAGCATTCGACGAAAAACATCAGTTAACAGCTAGTGCATCTGCAAAGGTATTATCCTTTGACCGAAGGGTTGGGCTCACCGAGAAATTGACAGTTGGGATATCAGTGGTTAACGAGAAAGTCAAGTCTGTAGATCAAAATCTTCACGTTTCAGATAAAACAATGGCTGCAATCTTCGCAGCTGAGAGGAAACTCAATGATACAGGATCTGCTGTCAAAACAAGCAA GTATGTGACAGCAGGTGCTGCTTGGTTAAATGGTGCTTTTGGCAAGGTCGCAAAAGCAGGCCAGGCAGCAGGTACAAAGACAAGAGAGAAGTTCCATTTGGCTATGTCAAACTTAACATCAAAG GAATCCTCAGTTGTTGCCTAA
- the LOC120072764 gene encoding binding partner of ACD11 1-like isoform X2, which produces MQSQTRTVQVKHVSDLATEREIHEFFSFSGEIEHIEIQCEQGQSKTAFVTFRDPKALEIALLLSGATIVDQIVSISLAENHVPRREMQEVRVVDNAACLTPTENNFPSTEDSASQPSSGKMYVNRAQVVVATVLAKGSAIGQDAMNKAKAFDEKHQLTASASAKVLSFDRRVGLTEKLTVGISVVNEKVKSVDQNLHVSDKTMAAIFAAERKLNDTGSAVKTSKYVTAGAAWLNGAFGKVAKAGQAAGTKTREKFHLAMSNLTSKESSVVA; this is translated from the exons ATGCAG TCTCAGACTCGGACGGTTCAAGTCAAGCACGTTTCGGATCTTGCTACTGAGAGGGAGATTCACGAATTCTTCTCCTTCTCTGGAGAAATTGAGCACATAGAGATACAATG TGAACAGGGGCAATCCAAGACTGCGTTCGTGACATTTAGAGATCCCAAAGCTCTTGAAATTGCCTTGTTGTTATCG GGAGCAACAATCGTAGATCAGATTGTCAGCATATCTCTTGCTGAAAATCATGTACCAAGAAGAGAAATGCAG GAAGTACGGGTTGTGGACAATGCTGCATGTCTCACTCCTAcagaaaataattttcctagcACTGAG GATTCTGCGAGCCAGCCTAGCAGTGGGAAAATGTATGTTAATAGAGCACAAGTAGTAGTTGCAACTGTGCTTGCTAAAGGTTCAGCAATTGGACAAGATGCCATGAACAAGGCAAAAGCATTCGACGAAAAACATCAGTTAACAGCTAGTGCATCTGCAAAGGTATTATCCTTTGACCGAAGGGTTGGGCTCACCGAGAAATTGACAGTTGGGATATCAGTGGTTAACGAGAAAGTCAAGTCTGTAGATCAAAATCTTCACGTTTCAGATAAAACAATGGCTGCAATCTTCGCAGCTGAGAGGAAACTCAATGATACAGGATCTGCTGTCAAAACAAGCAA GTATGTGACAGCAGGTGCTGCTTGGTTAAATGGTGCTTTTGGCAAGGTCGCAAAAGCAGGCCAGGCAGCAGGTACAAAGACAAGAGAGAAGTTCCATTTGGCTATGTCAAACTTAACATCAAAG GAATCCTCAGTTGTTGCCTAA